From the Thermovirga lienii DSM 17291 genome, one window contains:
- a CDS encoding hypothetical protein (KEGG: tai:Taci_1247 hypothetical protein~SPTR: Putative uncharacterized protein): protein MRKISTIFLMVIMFSLGLGLPSSAKPSVEELLDDRTAFRWGKGFLAWVVHYPDYIVEPWVMEVTGGNGDPTGKVAEDFKKALRMDTSTPVLLSVYVYGGREVSLAPLSKAFFLRKDDGTEISPSYYEKTLDEPISDFAQGLVFFPKVEGPFKLVLKKGHTSELVFEFPDDMRARLKKNLQEEASRIAKAQSMTKEQRKETSNDSSQLEAFKEAAEKLQKEKEKLQKTIQELLQEREILKNRIEDLSLALEKERKLQQAQQIPKTTKKEAQKAETSLEPKEEKVVGYEREVLLDKFLEAWKAGDWDAIFSLLSPTMRAQLGNPAGLKKLFEEKHLPEQLPDRYEVKRQDDPNKVAVTFAPKILFVRTLRSLRLEMEKVDTGWLIGSLK from the coding sequence TTGAGAAAAATTTCAACGATATTCCTTATGGTGATTATGTTCTCCTTAGGGCTAGGGCTTCCCTCCTCGGCAAAGCCTTCCGTGGAGGAGCTATTGGATGACCGCACCGCCTTCCGATGGGGAAAGGGTTTTTTGGCGTGGGTGGTCCACTACCCGGATTACATAGTGGAACCCTGGGTCATGGAGGTGACAGGGGGAAACGGCGATCCCACGGGCAAAGTGGCCGAGGATTTCAAGAAGGCCCTTAGAATGGATACCTCCACTCCGGTCCTTTTGAGTGTTTACGTGTACGGAGGAAGGGAGGTTAGCCTTGCCCCCCTTTCAAAGGCCTTTTTTTTGAGAAAGGATGACGGAACGGAGATCTCCCCCTCGTACTATGAGAAAACTCTAGATGAACCTATATCGGATTTTGCTCAGGGGCTGGTCTTCTTTCCTAAGGTGGAGGGCCCCTTCAAGCTAGTATTGAAGAAGGGCCATACTTCCGAGTTGGTCTTTGAGTTTCCTGACGACATGAGGGCCAGATTGAAGAAGAATTTACAGGAGGAAGCCAGCAGGATCGCCAAGGCTCAAAGTATGACGAAGGAGCAAAGGAAAGAAACGTCCAATGACTCTTCCCAGCTTGAGGCCTTCAAGGAGGCGGCCGAAAAGTTGCAGAAGGAAAAGGAAAAGCTCCAAAAGACGATCCAGGAGCTTTTGCAGGAGAGGGAGATCCTCAAAAATAGGATTGAGGACCTCTCCTTGGCTCTGGAAAAGGAAAGAAAACTACAACAAGCGCAACAAATCCCAAAAACCACCAAAAAGGAAGCCCAAAAAGCTGAGACTTCCTTGGAGCCCAAGGAAGAAAAAGTGGTTGGGTACGAGAGGGAGGTGCTCCTGGATAAGTTCCTGGAGGCCTGGAAGGCAGGGGATTGGGATGCCATCTTTTCATTGCTTTCTCCGACCATGAGGGCCCAGTTGGGCAACCCAGCGGGGTTGAAGAAGCTCTTTGAAGAAAAGCACCTGCCCGAGCAGCTACCCGACAGGTATGAGGTAAAAAGGCAGGATGATCCCAACAAGGTCGCCGTAACTTTTGCCCCCAAGATACTCTTCGTGAGGACCCTCAGATCCCTGAGGCTAGAGATGGAGAAGGTGGACACAGGGTGGCTCATAGGGTCTTTGAAGTGA
- a CDS encoding protein of unknown function DUF327 (PFAM: Protein of unknown function (DUF327)~InterPro IPR005585~KEGG: tai:Taci_1019 protein of unknown function DUF327~PFAM: protein of unknown function DUF327~SPTR: Putative uncharacterized protein): protein MSGNLSPEVGLAQRFSAEGISAPLGKSSKGKGKAVERPFGEDLIKAQSDQLFKRLDEVADKLFRFPSQRVLEEYKGVVRELLQQVQGMLQVRQEFSMTSGAAFRLITRVHEGLSQMEKVLSREAKRVKLMKLANDIKGCLVSLLA from the coding sequence ATGAGCGGTAATTTGTCGCCGGAGGTAGGACTGGCCCAAAGGTTTTCTGCCGAGGGCATATCAGCGCCGTTGGGCAAATCATCCAAGGGCAAGGGAAAGGCTGTTGAGCGGCCCTTTGGCGAGGATCTTATAAAGGCCCAGTCGGATCAGCTTTTCAAGAGGCTTGACGAGGTGGCGGACAAGCTCTTTCGTTTTCCATCCCAAAGGGTGCTGGAGGAGTACAAGGGTGTAGTGAGGGAACTTTTACAGCAGGTTCAGGGGATGCTCCAGGTAAGGCAGGAGTTTTCCATGACCTCCGGGGCGGCCTTCAGGCTTATAACCAGGGTACATGAAGGGCTTTCCCAAATGGAGAAGGTCCTATCTAGGGAGGCTAAAAGGGTCAAGCTCATGAAGTTGGCCAACGACATCAAAGGGTGCTTGGTGTCTCTTCTTGCTTGA
- a CDS encoding flagellar basal-body rod protein FlgG (PFAM: Domain of unknown function (DUF1078); Flagella basal body rod protein~TIGRFAM: fagellar hook-basal body proteins; flagellar basal-body rod protein FlgG, Gram-negative bacteria~COGs: COG4786 Flagellar basal body rod protein~InterProIPR020013: IPR012834: IPR019776: IPR001444: IPR 010930~KEGG: tai:Taci_1147 flagellar basal-body rod protein FlgG~PFAM: protein of unknown function DUF1078 domain protein; flagellar basal body rod protein~SPTR: Flagellar basal-body rod protein FlgG;~TIGRFAM: flagellar basal-body rod protein FlgG; fagellar hook-basal body protein): protein MIRALWSSATGMKAQQTNLDVVANNLANVNTTGFKKQRADFEDLMYQVDREPGAPVDPGSTVPTGVQIGLGSRVVGTPRLMSQGAVKITDNPLDLMISGDGFFQVTLPDGSVAYTRNGAFKVDGEGQIVTTDGYLLEPAITIPEDAEEIMISENGVVSVKVQGDPQGQEIGQIELARFINPAGLLAKGNSLFVETDASGPPIVGNPGEEGLGSLVQGALEMSNVQVVDEMVNMIEAQRAYEASSKAVQTADDLLAIANSMKKG from the coding sequence ATGATAAGAGCACTTTGGTCATCTGCCACGGGGATGAAGGCTCAGCAGACCAACCTTGACGTGGTGGCCAATAACTTGGCCAACGTCAATACTACGGGCTTCAAGAAGCAGAGAGCGGATTTTGAGGACCTTATGTACCAGGTGGACCGAGAGCCGGGAGCTCCTGTGGACCCAGGCTCCACTGTGCCTACGGGGGTTCAGATAGGGTTGGGCAGCAGGGTAGTGGGAACTCCAAGGCTGATGAGCCAAGGCGCGGTCAAGATTACTGACAATCCTTTGGATTTGATGATATCCGGCGATGGCTTTTTCCAGGTTACCCTACCGGATGGCTCTGTGGCCTACACAAGGAATGGTGCCTTCAAGGTGGATGGTGAAGGGCAGATAGTCACCACCGACGGCTATCTGTTGGAGCCTGCTATAACCATACCCGAGGATGCGGAGGAGATAATGATAAGCGAAAACGGTGTGGTTTCCGTTAAGGTTCAGGGAGACCCTCAAGGGCAGGAGATAGGTCAAATTGAACTTGCCCGGTTCATAAACCCTGCAGGTCTTTTGGCTAAAGGGAACAGCCTGTTCGTTGAGACCGATGCAAGTGGGCCGCCCATAGTGGGAAACCCAGGCGAGGAGGGACTTGGCTCTTTAGTCCAAGGTGCTCTGGAGATGAGCAACGTCCAAGTGGTGGATGAGATGGTGAACATGATAGAGGCCCAAAGGGCCTACGAAGCGAGCTCCAAAGCAGTTCAGACAGCCGATGACCTTCTGGCCATAGCCAATTCGATGAAGAAAGGATAA
- a CDS encoding CheW protein (PFAM: CheW-like domain~COGs: COG0835 Chemotaxis signal transduction protein~InterPro IPR002545~KEGG: tai:Taci_1572 response regulator receiver modulated CheW protein~PFAM: CheW domain protein~SMART: CheW domain protein~SPTR: Chemotaxis protein CheV), whose product MTSLNSKSNEAQRPSGDGSKSYKIIIFELGDQTFAVDVTLVREILKFQETRPVPHTPPSFLGVCTIRGEVIPVIDLGTFLKIRSEVPLKEKKLIILDLEGQLKVALAVDSVRRIYEITEDQLDFSLKETFLGEHLACIVKQEGENVLLPDFEKIIKAFKLENLELSQKAFDEAAL is encoded by the coding sequence ATGACTAGTTTGAATTCCAAAAGCAACGAGGCACAGAGGCCCTCTGGGGACGGATCTAAGAGTTACAAGATAATAATCTTCGAGCTGGGAGATCAGACCTTTGCGGTGGATGTAACCCTTGTGAGGGAGATATTGAAATTTCAGGAGACCCGGCCTGTACCTCACACCCCACCTTCATTCCTGGGAGTATGCACCATAAGGGGAGAGGTCATACCCGTAATAGACCTAGGAACCTTTTTGAAGATAAGATCCGAAGTGCCCTTGAAGGAAAAGAAACTCATAATTTTAGACTTGGAGGGACAGCTTAAGGTGGCCCTTGCTGTGGATTCGGTCAGGAGGATATACGAGATAACGGAAGATCAGCTGGATTTCTCCCTCAAGGAGACCTTCCTAGGGGAGCATTTGGCTTGTATAGTGAAACAAGAGGGGGAGAACGTCCTCTTGCCCGATTTTGAAAAGATAATAAAGGCCTTCAAGCTGGAGAACCTAGAGCTCAGCCAGAAGGCCTTCGACGAGGCTGCGCTGTAG
- a CDS encoding acetolactate synthase, large subunit (PFAM: Thiamine pyrophosphate enzyme, central domain; Thiamine pyrophosphate enzyme, N-terminal TPP binding domain; Thiamine pyrophosphate enzyme, C-terminal TPP binding domain~TIGRFAM: acetolactate synthase, large subunit, biosynthetic type~COGs: COG0028 Thiamine pyrophosphate-requiring protein~InterPro IPR012846: IPR012001: IPR012000: IPR011766~KEGG: pmo:Pmob_1592 acetolactate synthase, large subunit, biosynthetic type~PFAM: thiamine pyrophosphate TPP-binding domain-containing protein; thiamine pyrophosphate central domain-containing protein~SPTR: Acetolactate synthase, large subunit;~TIGRFAM: acetolactate synthase, large subunit, biosynthetic type): MKMTGAQMIAKALEKEGVEYVFGIPGGAVIPLFDALYDAPFKVVLTRHEQAACHAADGYARTSGKVGVCVATSGPGATNIMTGLANAHMDSVPLVVITGQVATGAIGTDAFQEADIYGCSLPLVKHSFLVRSIKELPSALKAAFIIASTRRPGPVLVDVPVDVQRAIGTFEYPEGVTFPGYDPTMPEETEGLKDAVAMLEKSERPVILAGGGCNNSSASKWLIELAKKADCPVATTLMGKGSFPETDPLALGMAGMHGTPQANMALTESDLILAIGTRFSDRTTGDRRAFAPKAKVIHIDIDAAELGKNIKAHLPIRCHAELALKTLFESMGDKKSEARKKWLSQIEDAKRKFPPEPTSNQGVDPREAIRVLRRLMGQEEHLVTEVGQHQMWAALHWKALMPRTFITSGGLGTMGFGIPAAIGVAFAHEGKPVTCLSGDGSFFMNMQELETCARYNLPVHIVVLNNCSLGMVRQWQELFWNERYASTCVPQACSIAEVAKTMGFKSWVVKENNDLESTLKEALEHHGPTLVECMVPTQEKVFPMVPPGGKIGNFLYPENK; encoded by the coding sequence ATGAAAATGACCGGAGCCCAGATGATCGCAAAAGCCCTAGAGAAAGAAGGTGTGGAATACGTTTTTGGCATCCCCGGCGGAGCCGTAATTCCCCTTTTCGACGCCCTCTACGATGCTCCGTTCAAGGTGGTGCTCACCCGCCACGAACAGGCCGCATGCCATGCAGCAGATGGATACGCCCGAACCAGCGGCAAGGTGGGGGTATGCGTTGCCACATCAGGACCCGGTGCTACCAATATAATGACGGGCCTGGCCAACGCTCACATGGATTCGGTCCCCCTGGTGGTCATAACCGGACAGGTAGCGACCGGGGCCATAGGGACCGACGCATTCCAGGAGGCAGACATATATGGATGCTCCCTGCCCCTTGTAAAACACAGCTTCCTGGTTAGGTCCATCAAGGAGCTTCCCTCTGCCCTAAAAGCGGCATTCATCATAGCTTCCACCAGGCGCCCGGGACCTGTCCTTGTGGACGTACCAGTGGACGTGCAAAGGGCAATAGGCACCTTTGAATACCCCGAAGGGGTGACATTTCCAGGCTACGACCCCACGATGCCGGAGGAAACAGAGGGGTTAAAGGACGCAGTTGCCATGCTGGAAAAGTCAGAGCGGCCCGTAATACTGGCCGGAGGCGGGTGCAACAACTCTTCTGCCTCCAAATGGCTCATTGAGCTGGCGAAAAAAGCCGACTGTCCCGTGGCTACCACCCTGATGGGAAAGGGCTCCTTCCCCGAGACGGATCCACTGGCTTTGGGAATGGCTGGGATGCACGGAACACCTCAGGCAAATATGGCCCTTACGGAGTCGGATTTGATCTTGGCTATCGGAACCCGCTTCAGCGACAGAACCACGGGAGACAGAAGGGCCTTTGCGCCAAAGGCAAAGGTTATACATATAGACATAGATGCGGCGGAACTGGGAAAGAACATAAAGGCCCACCTTCCCATACGGTGCCATGCCGAACTGGCGTTAAAGACCCTCTTTGAATCTATGGGAGACAAAAAATCTGAGGCAAGGAAAAAGTGGCTCTCTCAAATAGAAGATGCAAAAAGAAAGTTCCCCCCCGAACCTACCAGCAACCAGGGGGTTGACCCCCGGGAGGCCATACGCGTCCTGAGGAGGCTGATGGGACAGGAGGAGCACCTGGTGACCGAGGTGGGACAGCATCAAATGTGGGCGGCACTGCACTGGAAAGCCCTCATGCCCAGAACCTTTATAACCTCGGGAGGGCTGGGCACCATGGGCTTCGGCATCCCTGCGGCCATAGGCGTGGCCTTCGCCCACGAGGGAAAGCCCGTGACATGCCTTTCTGGAGACGGAAGTTTCTTCATGAACATGCAGGAGCTTGAGACCTGTGCCAGGTACAACCTGCCGGTGCACATAGTGGTCTTGAACAACTGCAGCCTCGGGATGGTCCGCCAATGGCAGGAACTCTTCTGGAACGAACGCTACGCCAGTACATGCGTCCCACAGGCTTGCTCCATAGCCGAGGTGGCCAAAACCATGGGCTTCAAGTCCTGGGTGGTGAAGGAAAACAACGACCTAGAGAGCACCTTGAAGGAAGCCTTGGAACACCACGGCCCCACGCTGGTGGAGTGCATGGTTCCCACCCAAGAAAAGGTCTTCCCCATGGTGCCCCCGGGAGGGAAAATAGGGAATTTTTTATATCCAGAAAACAAATGA
- a CDS encoding 3-isopropylmalate dehydrogenase (PFAM: Isocitrate/isopropylmalate dehydrogenase~COGs: COG0473 Isocitrate/isopropylmalate dehydrogenase~InterPro IPR019818: IPR001804~KEGG: aco:Amico_0098 3-isopropylmalate dehydrogenase~PFAM: isocitrate/isopropylmalate dehydrogenase~PRIAM: 3-isopropylmalate dehydrogenase~SPTR: 3-isopropylmalate dehydrogenase): MTESKARHYRIACIKGDGIGPEVINEAMKVTEKAASAFGFTVEWTELPYGANHYLRTQEVLPDEALKEIGKHDALLLGAIGDPSVRPGILEQGILLKLRFHFDQYVNLRPAKSFPRVFLPVKADNVDIVVVRENTEDFYIGLGGRWEKSTSQQSFNLKRANYEMSGDLRLEFSPKSNAAAQVGIATEGAVRRITAYACKAAQARGEDTVTLASKSNALSWIYGFWEDVAKDEAQKQGMKLQVANVDALCYHLVRDPSKWGVILTPNMFGDIVSDLLAGIAGGLGVAAGANIGDGLSMFEPVHGSAPDIAGTGKANPVAAILSAALMLGHLKEEEAAKAIEEGVRSYLEEAAKDELPWEFGGKASTESVGDWIAEKVHP, translated from the coding sequence ATGACCGAAAGCAAAGCAAGGCACTACAGAATAGCCTGTATAAAAGGCGACGGAATAGGACCTGAAGTAATAAATGAGGCCATGAAGGTCACGGAAAAGGCAGCTTCCGCTTTTGGCTTTACCGTCGAATGGACCGAACTGCCCTACGGAGCAAACCATTACCTAAGGACCCAGGAGGTCCTGCCCGACGAAGCCCTAAAGGAAATAGGGAAACACGACGCATTGCTTCTGGGAGCCATAGGAGATCCATCGGTGAGGCCAGGGATTCTGGAACAGGGAATCCTGCTGAAACTGCGTTTTCATTTTGACCAGTACGTAAACCTGCGGCCTGCCAAAAGTTTTCCCAGGGTTTTCCTCCCAGTGAAGGCGGACAATGTGGACATAGTGGTCGTAAGGGAAAACACAGAAGATTTTTACATAGGCCTTGGCGGACGGTGGGAAAAAAGCACCTCACAACAAAGCTTCAACCTCAAGAGGGCCAACTACGAGATGTCCGGAGATTTGCGGTTGGAGTTTTCCCCAAAAAGCAATGCGGCAGCCCAGGTGGGCATCGCAACAGAAGGTGCTGTGCGCAGGATAACCGCCTATGCATGCAAGGCCGCCCAAGCCAGGGGTGAGGATACGGTGACCTTGGCATCCAAATCCAACGCCCTCTCGTGGATATACGGATTCTGGGAGGACGTGGCAAAGGACGAGGCCCAAAAACAGGGAATGAAACTTCAAGTAGCCAACGTGGACGCCCTATGCTACCACTTGGTAAGGGATCCATCGAAATGGGGAGTAATCCTCACCCCCAACATGTTCGGCGATATTGTAAGCGACCTTCTGGCGGGCATAGCCGGAGGTTTGGGAGTGGCAGCTGGAGCGAACATAGGAGACGGCCTCTCCATGTTCGAACCTGTACACGGTTCGGCACCGGACATTGCAGGAACCGGCAAGGCCAACCCAGTGGCGGCCATCCTCTCTGCGGCCTTGATGCTCGGCCACTTGAAGGAAGAAGAGGCCGCAAAGGCAATAGAAGAAGGGGTACGAAGCTACCTTGAGGAGGCAGCAAAGGATGAGCTCCCATGGGAGTTCGGAGGTAAAGCCTCCACGGAAAGTGTGGGAGACTGGATCGCTGAAAAGGTCCATCCATAG
- a CDS encoding 3-isopropylmalate dehydratase, small subunit (PFAM: Aconitase C-terminal domain~TIGRFAM: 3-isopropylmalate dehydratase, small subunit~COGs: COG0066 3-isopropylmalate dehydratase small subunit~InterPro IPR011827: IPR000573~KEGG: aco:Amico_0099 3-isopropylmalate dehydratase, small subunit~PFAM: aconitate hydratase domain-containing protein~SPTR: 3-isopropylmalate dehydratase, small subunit;~TIGRFAM: 3-isopropylmalate dehydratase, small subunit) — translation MNKTLRGKAWVFGNDVDTDVIIPARYLVTDDPVELGKHCMEGHDPQFPEKFHQGDIIVAGENFGCGSSREHAPLALLGIGCSCVIASSYARIFFRNAINVGLPILECPEAAKAINQGDEVEVNLAEGVIKNLSTGQSWNVPPLPGFLQDLMDKGGLVNWVRERLKEEEGAK, via the coding sequence ATGAATAAGACTCTTCGCGGAAAGGCATGGGTCTTTGGCAACGATGTGGACACGGACGTAATCATTCCTGCAAGGTACCTGGTGACCGACGATCCAGTAGAACTTGGAAAACACTGCATGGAAGGGCACGACCCCCAATTTCCTGAGAAGTTCCACCAAGGGGACATAATAGTAGCAGGGGAAAATTTCGGATGCGGCTCATCCAGGGAACATGCGCCATTGGCCCTTTTGGGCATCGGGTGCTCCTGTGTGATAGCCTCATCGTACGCCAGGATATTCTTCAGGAACGCCATAAACGTGGGGCTTCCCATCCTGGAGTGCCCCGAAGCTGCAAAGGCCATAAACCAGGGCGACGAGGTGGAAGTAAACCTCGCCGAGGGAGTCATAAAGAACCTTTCCACCGGACAAAGCTGGAACGTCCCTCCCCTTCCTGGGTTTCTTCAGGACCTCATGGACAAGGGAGGCCTAGTCAACTGGGTCAGAGAGAGGCTCAAAGAGGAGGAGGGCGCAAAATGA